In one Hypomesus transpacificus isolate Combined female chromosome 18, fHypTra1, whole genome shotgun sequence genomic region, the following are encoded:
- the LOC124480345 gene encoding solute carrier family 2, facilitated glucose transporter member 5-like produces MTEGKSLEKPEERRGRLTAVLALATLISAFGSSFQYGYNVAVVNSPSLFMKQFYNTTYLERYGRPMEDTFLTLLWSLSVSMYPLGGFLGSLLVSPLVNKLGRKGTLLFNNIFSIVPAIIMGVSEIAKSYEIIIFARVLVGICAGQSSNVVPMYLGELAPKNMRGAIGIVPQLFITVGILSAQVLGIRNILGNSTGWPLMLGLTGIPALVELLLLPFFPESPRYLLIQKGDERTAKRDLQRLRGWEDVETELDEMRLEDQSEQAEGSLSVFSLLSQRSLRWQLISIIVLNMGQQLSGVNAIYYYADSIYGSAGVEENDIQYVTVGTGAVNVFMTITAVFIVEASGRKLLLLIGFGICCGACVVLTVALRLQDSVDWMPYISIACVIMYVIGHAIGPSPIPVVVTTEMFRQSSRSAAFMVAGSVHWLSNFTVGLVFPFMEKGLGPYSFLIFSVICLVTLIYTWLVLPETKNNTFLEISQMFAKRNKVEIKLGDENSPTNATGCLKEVEMVSTF; encoded by the exons ATGACTGAAGGGAAGAGTCTGGAGAaacctgaggagaggagaggg AGGCTAACTGCTGTACTGGCTTTGGCCACCCTCATATCAGCCTTTGGATCTTCCTTCCAGTATGGCTACAACGTAGCTGTTGTGAACTCTCCATCGCTG TTTATGAAGCAGTTTTACAACACCACCTACCTGGAGCGTTACGGACGACCAATGGAAGACACCTTCCTGACTCTTCTAtggtccctgtctgtgtccatgTACCCTCTGGGGGGCTTCCTAGGATCTCTGCTGGTGTCACCCCTGGTCAACAAGCTGGGAAG GAAGGGAACCCTCCTCTTCAACAACATCTTCTCCATCGTCCCTGCCATCATAATGGGAGTGAGCGAGATTGCCAAATCATACGAGATTATCATCTTTGCTCGAGTTTTAGTGGGCATCTGTGCAG GGCAGTCATCCAATGTTGTCCCCATGTACCTGGGAGAGCTGGCCCCTAAGAACATGCGGGGTGCGATTGGCATCGTGCCCCAGCTCTTCATCACCGTAGGCATCCTCAGTGCCCAGGTTCTGGGCATCAGAAACATCCTGGGAAACAGCACAG GCTGGCCGTTGATGCTGGGCCTGACAGGCATCCCTGCCCTGGTAGAGCTGCTGCTCCTGCCCTTCTTCCCTGAGAGCCCCAGGTACTTGCTCATCCAGAAGGGGGATGAGAGGACCGCCAAGAGAG ACCTGCAGCGCCTACGAGGCTGGGAGGACGTGGAAACCGAGCTGGATGAGATGCGTCTGgaggaccaatcagagcaagCCGAAGGCAGTCTGTCGGTGTTTTCTCTCCTATCCCAGCGCTCTCTTCGCTGGCAGCTCATCTCCATCATAGTCTTGAACATGGGCCAGCAACTGTCAGGGGTCAATGCT ATCTATTACTATGCAGATAGTATTTATGGCTCTGCAGGAGTAGAGGAAAATGACATCCAGTATGTGACTGTCGGAACTGGGGCTGTTAATGTTTTTATGACCATAACTGCG GTGTTCATTGTGGAGGCTTCAGGGAGAAAGCTGCTCCTCCTCATCGGCTTCGGGATCTGCTGTGGAGCCTGTGTTGTCTTGACTGTGGCTCTCAGACTCCAG gacagtgtggatTGGATGCCCTACATCAGCATAGCCTGTGTCATCATGTACGTCATTGGACACGCCATTGGCCCCA GTCCCATTCCAGTTGTGGTGACCACAGAGATGTTCAGGCAGTCCTCCAGGTCAGCTGCGTTCATGGTGGCAGGATCTGTACACTGGTTGTCCAACTTCACTGTAGGACTGGTGTTCCCTTTTATGGAG AAAGGACTTGGACCATACAGTTTCCTCATCTTCTCTGTGATCTGCCTGGTTACCCTGATTTACACCTGGCTGGTGCTCCCAGAGACCAAGAACAACACCTTCCTGGAGATTAGCCAAATGTTTGCCAAGAGAAACAAGGTAGAGATCAAGCTGGGCGATGAAAACAGTCCTACCAATGCGACAGGATGTCTGAAGGAAGTAGAGATGGTCTCTACCTTCTGA
- the ca6 gene encoding carbonic anhydrase 6, giving the protein MSNNGNSVQISLPSSMAITKGLPDRYTAVQMHLHWGGWDMEASGSEHTVDGIRYMAELHIVHYNSEKYKNFNEAKDKPDGLAVLAFYYEDGHFENTYYSEFINNLSKIKYAGQAMNIYSINVRSMLPQNLNHYFRYQGSLTTPPCDESILWTVYDTPILLSHNQIRKLESTLMDHQSKTPWNVYRMTQPLNDRVVESSFLPHLGRGTFCRQEEIESKLLKIEGLISSLGRQIELIGDLRPTKNEHQALSPPVLYFPDRTTGNYVLAHLEHPMNLQSFTACMRVRTLPGGKHTVFSYSSVDNENELMITMGFEVGLWIGNEFVNLPHSFHSQDWANYCITWSSHSGGAELWINGLEGEGQYLRGGYMISPGGVFILGKDQDGFLGITYFAGQMTNVNVWDYVLSRAEIKEQMLCGNSTMRGNAFSWGVTQLSYYGKVQLQMDQRCP; this is encoded by the exons ATGTCCAACAATGGGAACTCAG TTCAAATCAGCCTGCCTTCTAGTATGGCGATCACCAAGGGTCTTCCAGACCGCTACACAGCGGTCCAGATGCACCTgcactgggggggctgggacatGGAGGCCAGTGGTTCTGAACACACTGTGGACGGCATTCGCTACATGGCAGAG CTCCATATTGTCCATTATAATTCAGAGAAGTATAAGAACTTCAATGAGGCCAAAGATAAACCAGATGGACTGGCAGTTCTTGCTTTTTACTATGAG GATGGACATTTTGAGAACACGTATTATAGTGAATTCATCAACAATCTGTCAAAGATCAAGTATGCAG GGCAGGCCATGAATATATATTCCATAAACGTTCGATCCATGTTGCCTCAGAACCTGAACCATTACTTCAGGTACCAAGGCTCACTGACCACTCCCCCCTGTGATGAAAGCATTCTATGGACTGTGTATGACacacccatcctcctctctcataATCAG ATCAGGAAGTTGGAGAGTACTCTGATGGACCACCAGTCCAAGACTCCATGGAATGTCTACCGCATGACTCAGCCCCTCAACGACCGTGTGGTGGAATCCTCCTTCCTGCCTCACCTGGGCAGAGGCA CCTTCTGTCGTCAAGAAGAAATTGAGTCAAAGCTCCTAAAGATTGAGGGTCTCATCTCTTCACTAGGAAGGCAGATTGAGTTAA TTGGGGATTTACGCCCCACCAAAAATG AGCACCAAGCTCTGTCTCCACCAGTGCTATATTTCCCAGATAGGACTACTGGGAACTACGTCCTGGCCCACCTGGAGCATCCCATGAACCTGCAGTCCTTCACTGCCTGCATGCGTGTCCGCACACTGCCTGGTGGCAAGCACACAGTTTTTTCCTACTCCAGCGTGGACAATGAAAACGAGCTGATGATTACTATGGGTTTTGAGGTGGGGTTGTGGATTGGCAACGAGTTTGTCAACCTGCCACACAGCTTCCATTCACAAGACTGGGCCAACTACTGCATCACCTGGTCCTCCCACTCCGGAGGGGCAGAGCTCTGGATTAATGGACTGGAAGGGGAAGGGCAGTATCTGAGGGGAGGGTACATGATAAGCCCCGGGGGGGTGTTCATCCTGGGGAAGGACCAAGATGGCTTCCTGGGCATCACTTACTTTGCGGGCCAGATGACGAACGTGAATGTGTGGGACTACGTGCTCAGTCGGGCAGAGATAAAGGAGCAGATGTTGTGTGGGAATTCCACAATGAGGGGCAATGCCTTCAGCTGGGGAGTGACCCAGCTCAGCTATTATGGAAAGGTGCAGCTGCAGATGGACCAAAGGTGCCCTTAA
- the eno1a gene encoding enolase 1a, (alpha) isoform X1 gives MSILKIHAREIFDSRGNPTVEVDLYTKKGLFRAAVPSGASTGIYEALELRDNDKTRYMGKGVSKAVDHINKTIAPALVRKSVNVLEQEKVDQLMLDMDGTENKSKFGANAILGVSLAVCKAGAAEKGVPLYRHIADLAGNPEVILPVPAFNVINGGSHAGNKLAMQEFMILPVGASSFKDAMRIGAEVYHNLKNVIKEKYGQDATNVGDEGGFAPNILENKEALELLKTSIAKAGYTDKIVIGMDVAASEFYKGGKYDLDFKSPDDPSRYISPDQLADLYKSFVKDYPVVSIEDPFDQDDWAAWSNFTASTSIQVVGDDLTVTNPKRIAKGVDEKACNCLLLKVNQIGSVTESLQACKMAQSNGWGVMVSHRSGETEDTFIADLVVGLCTGQIKTGAPCRSERLAKYNQLLRIEEELGDKARFAGQNFRHPI, from the exons ATGTCTATCCTGAAGATTCACGCTCGGGAGATTTTTGACTCCCGTGGCAACCCCACAGTGGAGGTCGACCTGTACACCAAGAAAG GTCTGTTCAGAGCTGCAGTTCCCAGCGGGGCCTCCACTGGCATCTATGAGGCTCTGGAACTGCGTGACAATGACAAGACACGCTACATGGGCAAAG GTGTCTCTAAAGCTGTTGATCATATCAATAAAACTATTGCACCTGCATTGGTTAGAAAG AGTGTGAACGTTTTGGAGCAGGAGAAGGTTGACCAGCTGATGCTGGACATGGATGGCACAGAGAACAAGT CTAAGTTCGGTGCAAATGCCATCCTGGGCGTGTCCCTGGCTGTGTGCAAGGCTGGTGCTGCAGAGAAAGGCGTTCCCCTCTACCGCCACATAGCTGATCTCGCTGGCAACCCAGAAGTCATCCTCCCTGTCCCC GCCTTCAACGTCATCAACGGAGGCTCCCACGCCGGCAACAAACTGGCCATGCAGGAGTTCATGATCCTGCCAGTGGGGGCCAGTTCCTTCAAGGATGCCATGCGCATTGGTGCCGAGGTCTACCACAACCTGAAGAATGTCATCAAGGAGAAGTACGGCCAAGATGCCACCAACGTAGGAGACGAGGGCGGCTTCGCACCCAACATCCTGGAGAACAAGGAAG CTCTGGAACTTCTGAAGACTTCCATCGCCAAAGCCGGCTACACTGACAAGATCGTCATCGGCATGGACGTGGCTGCCTCTGAGTTCTATAAGGGGGGCAAGTACGACCTGGACTTCAAGTCCCCTGACGACCCCAGCCGCTACATCAGTCCTGACCAGCTGGCCGACCTGTACAAGAGCTTTGTCAAGGATTACCCAG TGGTCTCCATTGAGGACCCCTTTGACCAGGATGACTGGGCGGCGTGGTCCAACTTCACGGCATCCACCAGCATCCAGGTGGTGGGTGACGACTTGACAGTGACCAACCCCAAGCGCATCGCCAAGGGTGTGGATGAGAAGGCCTGCAACTGTCTGCTGCTCAAGGTCAACCAGATCGGCTCCGTCACAGAGTCCCTGCAGGC GTGCAAGATGGCCCAGTCTAATGGCTGGGGAGTGATGGTCAGCCATCGCTCTGGTGAGACAGAGGATACCTTCATTGCTGACCTGGTGGTTGGGCTCTGCACTGGACAG ATTAAGACTGGTGCCCCTTGCCGATCTGAGCGTCTGGCCAAATACAACCAGTTGCTCAG GATTGAGGAGGAGCTTGGCGACAAGGCCCGCTTCGCTGGCCAGAACTTCAGGCACCCAATCTAA
- the eno1a gene encoding enolase 1a, (alpha) isoform X2 yields MSILKIHAREIFDSRGNPTVEVDLYTKKGLFRAAVPSGASTGIYEALELRDNDKTRYMGKGVKRAVKYINEFLAPALCNQSVNVLEQEKVDQLMLDMDGTENKSKFGANAILGVSLAVCKAGAAEKGVPLYRHIADLAGNPEVILPVPAFNVINGGSHAGNKLAMQEFMILPVGASSFKDAMRIGAEVYHNLKNVIKEKYGQDATNVGDEGGFAPNILENKEALELLKTSIAKAGYTDKIVIGMDVAASEFYKGGKYDLDFKSPDDPSRYISPDQLADLYKSFVKDYPVVSIEDPFDQDDWAAWSNFTASTSIQVVGDDLTVTNPKRIAKGVDEKACNCLLLKVNQIGSVTESLQACKMAQSNGWGVMVSHRSGETEDTFIADLVVGLCTGQIKTGAPCRSERLAKYNQLLRIEEELGDKARFAGQNFRHPI; encoded by the exons ATGTCTATCCTGAAGATTCACGCTCGGGAGATTTTTGACTCCCGTGGCAACCCCACAGTGGAGGTCGACCTGTACACCAAGAAAG GTCTGTTCAGAGCTGCAGTTCCCAGCGGGGCCTCCACTGGCATCTATGAGGCTCTGGAACTGCGTGACAATGACAAGACACGCTACATGGGCAAAG ggGTGAAAAGAGctgttaaatatataaatgagTTCTTGGCTCCAGCTTTGTGTAACCAG AGTGTGAACGTTTTGGAGCAGGAGAAGGTTGACCAGCTGATGCTGGACATGGATGGCACAGAGAACAAGT CTAAGTTCGGTGCAAATGCCATCCTGGGCGTGTCCCTGGCTGTGTGCAAGGCTGGTGCTGCAGAGAAAGGCGTTCCCCTCTACCGCCACATAGCTGATCTCGCTGGCAACCCAGAAGTCATCCTCCCTGTCCCC GCCTTCAACGTCATCAACGGAGGCTCCCACGCCGGCAACAAACTGGCCATGCAGGAGTTCATGATCCTGCCAGTGGGGGCCAGTTCCTTCAAGGATGCCATGCGCATTGGTGCCGAGGTCTACCACAACCTGAAGAATGTCATCAAGGAGAAGTACGGCCAAGATGCCACCAACGTAGGAGACGAGGGCGGCTTCGCACCCAACATCCTGGAGAACAAGGAAG CTCTGGAACTTCTGAAGACTTCCATCGCCAAAGCCGGCTACACTGACAAGATCGTCATCGGCATGGACGTGGCTGCCTCTGAGTTCTATAAGGGGGGCAAGTACGACCTGGACTTCAAGTCCCCTGACGACCCCAGCCGCTACATCAGTCCTGACCAGCTGGCCGACCTGTACAAGAGCTTTGTCAAGGATTACCCAG TGGTCTCCATTGAGGACCCCTTTGACCAGGATGACTGGGCGGCGTGGTCCAACTTCACGGCATCCACCAGCATCCAGGTGGTGGGTGACGACTTGACAGTGACCAACCCCAAGCGCATCGCCAAGGGTGTGGATGAGAAGGCCTGCAACTGTCTGCTGCTCAAGGTCAACCAGATCGGCTCCGTCACAGAGTCCCTGCAGGC GTGCAAGATGGCCCAGTCTAATGGCTGGGGAGTGATGGTCAGCCATCGCTCTGGTGAGACAGAGGATACCTTCATTGCTGACCTGGTGGTTGGGCTCTGCACTGGACAG ATTAAGACTGGTGCCCCTTGCCGATCTGAGCGTCTGGCCAAATACAACCAGTTGCTCAG GATTGAGGAGGAGCTTGGCGACAAGGCCCGCTTCGCTGGCCAGAACTTCAGGCACCCAATCTAA